The DNA region CTTCCGGTATACATCTTTGCGTTACTTACATTCACACGCAGCCTGGTGTGGCAGATCAATTTTTGGAGGATGTTGAAACGGAATTGAATATAATTATGAACAATCCCCAAACCCCAGTCGAAGGAAAGGTAAATATACGCGTGTAATTCAACTTTGAAAAATGTAAGacgattatataataatattgtttttcAGCTTGCTATTTATGGAATGAGTCAAAGCATACCAGACAGAAGTATTGTTAGCGATTTCACGAAATGCTTTATAGATTCCATGTATTATACACCCGAAGATGAAAAAGCAATCAGTAACGGTCCgcagtaattaatataattgtgATTTTGCGATTAGCTTTTAAAGAATGCCACGGTGAAAAAAcattaatttgtataaaaatctcAATATGATATTGgctgcttgaaattttaattatgatCTTGTTTCTAATGTATATGGTAATTTCTCAGTTGCTCAAATGATACGTACAAAGTCATAATGGACACAATCTTAAAAATACCTCCACAtacttttattaataaacgcAAATCAAtcgtgtaatatatattttgtataaatagcaTTGTTACCTGTTTAAGGAAACacttttaagtaaagttttaATCACAATAATGCCTTTTTTAACAGTATTTTTATAGATTCCACAAAAACATCTGACACATAACACTGGACACGAATTATGTCGAGTCACACACTTTTTGTCTCAACGAACACGTTTTTGTCAATACTAATAAAATTATACCGAAGGAGATATTTATGTATcttgtattttatatattttatttgttacacTGATTTTTATAGGGAGCATGTGTAACATAAAAacattgtaataaatatatttcatttataaGGTATTACTGACGAAGTTTATATTTATCTTAATGCTATATACCCTTAAgtgaattacaaaattgtttcgatattgttcgttgttcgacgaattattatTCTACGTATTGTTTTCACTGCTAAGACACTTTGACTACCTAATCCGTACTGTGGATATAGATCGATTCATATTTACATTGTTATGTAGCAATTTTCAACCATATTTAGTTCGAATTCTAACCGTTAAGTAGGATTCCACTCTAAATCGATATAGCATTGAatgcgacacgaaaatggtaaggtggcTCTGGAGTAGATTGTTTCAAGCCACTGGAAATTCGTTCGAACTGCTACTTGTTTGAAGCAAGTTGTTTGTTTCGAGCCACTCGCTTCTTTCGAATTTTCGGTTAAGATCGGTTCAGATCATTCGAACCGAGTATATCATGGCTCGTTTTTTTCTGAATATTCAAGCAGCCCTACATGCTTGAAGCTGAAGCTCGTGGCATCGCTCCCATCTCGTTCATCACCGCGTATAATTCGTTGACATCCTCATAGCAATTCGAACGAATCGTCCACTGGATGTTCTCGTCCCCAACGCCTAGGCTTAATACAACCTCCAAATACGCGTGAAGAATCTTAAGCTTCACTTACCGAATATGCCGATGCCTCATTCAACAGCCGTGCAAACAGTAATGGTCGTTCAAATTGTCTTAAGTGACTTCCACGTGTAGTCGTATTTTTCTGTTCCTCATCGAATACTCGTCGCACATACCTCTTCAAATTGCAAGCAATTTTAATTATGATATTATCATCACTTGCCGCACTCTTTGTTCAATGTCCGCGTTATCCCGCGACGGGTCAAATTTCGGCACAGAAAATTCGTCGTTCGCCGATCTTGTCGTCACACTCTTCAACTCCCTTTTGAGCCGCTGCACTGTAACACTTAAATCTCCCGACAAAGAAGTGTTTTCGGAACGTTTCGCGAACGATCTCACGAGTGATCGATTCACCGTTCACGATTCAGCGAACAGTTTCGCAAATAACTTCGCGGCTGATTTCGCAAAGAGCGAACACCTCAGTCCCGCGATCGATGACGTCTGCGAATCAACGATTGGCTATTACGTTGAGATTTTTAGCTACTGCGGACTCGTATACACGTTTACGACATCTTTCTCGCGTATCGAAGCAAAATGTATACCGACCGTTGTACCAGAAGTTTGCGATCGTCGGATCGCTGAAGGACTATATGAAGGTAAGTGTAAATGAAAATAACCGTGTATACTTAATTAGGAGAaaagttttaatatttgaaataaattgtGTTGTGTGAAATACACGAGCTCTTATTTCAAACTTTGGAGGGGACTTCGTCTTCGTCGTCTGTGCACGCAATACCTGATGTTGGAGTCGGTGACTGATTATTTGGAGGTGGAGTAGGTGTAGATGAATCAGAATACGTTGCTGCAACTGAACCTGGTGTGTATGGCCTCTGAGATGATACGTGTGGTTGATCAAAGTATCCATAATTATTTGGCCCGCTATATTTCCCCATATCCGCGTCAAAGACAATATTGTTTATGGCGTGCTTAACGTGCGCCAATGTTCGCGGGTCATATTTTCTTAGCTCATTGGCAATATGTTGCCCAAAAGTAATGTACGGATCTGTGGGGGAGTCTATACGTTTATGGAGGAGACTATAAGCTCCTGTAAGCATAGTATCTTGATCTGTGTCGGCCGCACGTTTTTTTCTTGAATGTGGCGCTGTTGGAATTTTGTAAACAGGGGCGCTAATAGTCTGGATAGAGCGATTGTCAGAGCGGATCGTCGTTTGTGTTTCCTTGTCTTCAGTTGTTGTTTCCATAGCCGTGCTATGCTCCAGCTCAGTAGCGGCTTCAGGCTACATTGAAAATGAATTATAAAtagttgaaaatatttaaaaaaattatacatatagcCCTAAAGGAAGCGGTTGATGCGTTTATTCAAAATTACAGGTATCAACTTCTGAAGAAGAGTAGTCAACTGTtgcaaaatattgaaaagaaatgggacaaacaattttttagtATCGATCCATTTGTCTTGGTTGGTGCAAATTATAATCTCCTTTACGTCGGTGTCGGATGTCAAGCAAGGATATCTGATGGTGGCATTTTCAAAAATACTAATTTATATAAGAAGTTGGGAAGTAAGACGCAGAAAATTCCAGCTCCGAAAGTTCTGTCAATATCACATGGCAGGACCGTCCAACTTCTGCTCCTGCCTTCGAAGAGCAGTTTCGGGTGGTTGTGAGCGACGGCAAGAGCGACAGCCGTAAAAGAGCGAGAATAGTGGCATAGTGTGACTAACAGAAGTAGGGCTAGAAGGGATCGCCCCAGTCTCTACAACTACATTCACAATATTTCCCCACCATGCGATTTTTGCTCTTGGGGCGCGAGGGGCCTGGCGCtgtgccttcaagagcgaagagtAACTCGCGACTTGTCGCGGCTGCTCATGCGAGCAAATGCTTGGACGGGCCTGCCACATGCAATAGAAGTGCCGTATGTGATACTGGCTGACAAAGCATTTTTATTGAACGAATATACAATAAAGCCTTTTGAAGGTACTCCAGGCAAAGGTTCAACTGAAAGAATTTTATACGCCGCTAGGATCTTTAGACACTGAGGAAGATGGACGGGTTATTGCAGGTATATGGAGGAATGATCCAAAGACCAACATATTATGTTAAGAAGATACGTTTGCATCTTGCAAGACATTTCATTGCAAATGGGTCGACACCGTGGCAAAGTAAtcattaacaaaaataaaaatatggggTTCTTACGCCAGCCGTAGTATCTGTTGTTTCATTCGGGGCGTCCTTGCCGGACAAAAAACTGAAACAGTCGAAAGCGAACCATTTCGATGTGTAGATGCCTCCTAGCCCTGTATAACGAAAAACataattgcttattttcaaATCCGCAGCGAGCCATTTCCGAACAAAAATACGTCTACTATCAAGTGTATTAAGTGAAAACCTTGGGGCCATAACCGGGTAAGTCCAGATTTTGAAAGTTGTCTGATTCTTGCACCAATAAATCGGCAATGTATAACAATATATAAAACATCGACAAGTACAATTTCACTAAACAATGGATTTGCTCGGGTTTTGCACCAAGGTCTTCAATAGCTCATAAtactaagaaaattaaatttttttaaccagaTCTGAGCCTGCGTTTTCGCCTCGACTTCTCTCTTCGGTAAGATCCCATTAATGCTGTCATTTTCCTCTTCAACTCACACACTGGTATTTGCATTTCATTGCTTATTGCTTTCCAAGCATCTTCTCTGTATTCTTTATTGTGGTAATTTTTAAGCTTCGCATCCCATAGCACCCGGTGGATTTCATACTTTTGAATTAAAACACGGCACTGCTCGTTGTCCATTTTTGCGAAGATATATTCTTTTCCGTTGTTTGCCAGTTAGTTTGGCTTGCGAGCGCTTTGAAGACGACGAGGCAACTGAGGCACGGCCACACGAAACGAGCGACTCACCCCGCGGCACCTTTGGGCACGTCGAAAACCCGACGGAAACGGCTTGGACGTGGCAGCCTCGCATTGAGGCGATCCCATGCGCGAGGCATGCCTCGCGCTGTTGCCGCGCGCCGCTGCCGCGCGCTGTTGCCGCGCGAGGCTGCCGCGCGAGGTCGATACGCAGCGTTACAACACAAGCGTACTCCCAATAGAGATGTACGGAAACGTGTAATATGTATAAGATGTGTATTACACACGCTGACGCTCCGCTCCTACTATTCAGCTGCTCCCCACTCTATTGTAGAACTCGCTTGACCTTGAACGCGCCCGAGGTTGTAGACGGGGCCCAAATGGGCACCCGCGCCCACCAAAGGGATAGTTCGGCATGCCTGATCTATActattgaaaaatgaaatttttacattttcactTTAGGAGAAAGAGGATGAGTTTGGCCGTGGTTGTGTTTGGCTTTCCTTTCGACCGGAAAATTGCACACAATATGTTACAAATGCTgtgatgaaaataaaaaagaaaatgtaaaaatatcatttttcaatgGTGCAGATGATTTCGTCTAGCACGAGTTCCTTCCTTTGGCATGGCTCCTGATCGCTACGTACCTTTTCTTTGTTGTACCgtgggaaaatcttcaaaagtcaCCTGGGTCCTTCCTCGGAAGGGCTTCGTCCCCCTTTAAAGGTTCAAATGCCGTAATGTTATTCATTTCAGCTAAGCCTGTGAGCAGATACAGTGTTCTTAATGCATAATCGTAAAGTTCAAAGTGAAATTAAACGTTAAAGATACTGATTATTTAGAAGAGGGATAGGAATAGAAGAAATATGTACTGTATTGTAGTATATTTAAAAACAGTCGGAAAATCTGAAGCGTAAATTGTGTATACAGGCGATTCCAAAGGAGGAACGACCACTTTTAAATGAAAGTTTAGATTCTTAACGTCAAAGGCTCAGGTTGCGCTCGATTAGGTAAGATCCCAGAGTGTTTGCACATTATCACGGCACACCATGGCGGATGTATGActgataaattttaaaaattctggtCGCAACGTAACACATACCATCCAGTGCAGTTTTCTGTCCCGGTTTGTGGAGTCCTTCTAAAATAGATGGAACTTGGAATACCTCATCAAGGAATTGCAACTCGGTATATTCCAGGAAGAGTGTAGAAGACTTCTTCTATACCTGGTGTGTGCAAATACATTTGTAAATTGCAAGATTCGTAAATTTTACGCTTGTCGAAGTCTAATTCCTACTACGCGACACGCGtggcgttacaatctgtttcgagattttgccggtaacgttgcatgtgacactaaaatggtaatggGGTCCCACAAATCCGGGGCAGAAAAATGTATTGGATGTTCGGTCTATTTTATACCTTGTCTATGGTAAAACGATTTACACTTAATGTGAACATTCATGTAGAACAATTTGTGTTATTCGCAATTGATAAAGTGGTGATTAACATTTATACTGAATAATACAATACTAAATGAAACATAAACCATTTCAGTTGTTTTTTGTTTGATCGGATCTGCTAAAGTTTTGCATTATATATGAAGATATCATTTCTGTGATCTCATCGATAGTAATTAATAGATTTACAACAGTAGATATTAGATTTTCTGCAGTAGGTATTAGATTTCCGACACTAGGTAATAGATTTCATACAGCTCCTTGCTTTATCAATTTCTTCACTGTACTTCATATTTATATGTTGATCAGAAAAATCAAttcagttatttaaataattagaattttcattcaGCCTTATGTCCTCGAAGCATAAAATAGCAAAATTCTATCTTTCAAATATGAATCAACTAAACAGtggctcaggatttaatcttgggggagccgagttgaacagataaaagtatttttaatccaaattcaatgaaatccattggacgattataaaaatttatatatagaataaaatccagttttctttttgcaaagccTCATCTTCGGGGGTCGCCAGGCTCTTTGCCCCTGGGTGCGCCAGTGCAACTAAATCAGTAGAGACATAAATCACTACGAAGTATCAAAACCACGAATCCCTAAATGATTCATTTAATTCTGTAAAGAATAATTTATACTCCTGCAACTTCATGGAGATCATCATCTCTCattcaattgaaaattttaatactttcaaacaaagcgtacaaatattaataattcataaGCGCGCACATGTATCTACATGGTAGTTCCTCCGCTGCCAAGTAGTTTCTTTCCACTATTTATCAGACTTATCGAAGTTATCCCACGTTCACCCAACATAGGTTTATTCTACGCTGGTACACAGTAATTTCTTTTCCATGGGCCGAAATTGTTAATCAAAAGAGCTGCGCGATTTCCAGTGAACATTCTCAGGAAGAAATGTACGCGTTCTTGGACAAAAAACACTTGCTCGTAGCGCCGGTACCCCTCGGTATTCGACTTGCATTCCCCTTTCTTTAACCTCGTTTCCACGCAGAACTCGCATTGTTATGCCGCGTATAAACGGGCCGATGGATAGAATGCCCTACAAGACCCGAAACGTTAATTCATTCGGCGTATAGCTTCGCTTTGTGCCTTCAATAAATCACAATATTCCAGAATACGTTTAAAGTGAACCAGCTCGTTGCTTCGAACGTTCCATCGCTGGGTTTCTTCAATGGGTCTTTCCGCTTTACGAGTTACAGTTGCTTCCATTTATACTGTAGCTCTATATTCGTTGCTGGgtatattaacaaatttttaagacaaTATATAGATTGCTTTTCCACGTCGTATTCAGTTGATTATTTTACCACGAAGTTAAACTAATAATATTCCTCTGAAAGCATCGTAACACGTTTTTCCCAGGATGGAAAAATTGCATAGCTCCGTGAACACAATTATCTATTGCTTTCCCAGAAATTTTCCTTATATTGTCAAGGTGGTGGGAGaggaaatacaaatatttttccagTGGATTCTAGATCGAGGGTTTTAATGGAGAAATGTGATGGTACCATTAGTTTGATTTCCAATGGTTGTTGAGGCACGAGCATGTTAACATTTAGTTCAATGAATAATGAATAGACCAGAGTCTCTTTTAAGTCGTACTTCAATAAGTACCGCAGTGTCCCTCGAAATTTGtcaatgaaattataaaaaatcgtTTCCCAAGTGCATGCACCTTTCCTTTCGTAATTAATTTAACTAAATGATACGCTGCAAGTGCcaaaaataaatttaccaggagagagaaaaagcttccctgactttaaaatatttacaaagtttgatTTGTTTCGGTTGCTAAATAAGCTTAAGTCTACGATAACCTAAATGTATCAAAGCAATTTCTGTTACTTGCAATAATATAgtccaaattcatgaaaaaaaagaattgtatttctagaaaaCCCTGTATGTGCCACCTCTTAGttgtagagaaaactgaatgtgccattcatttaaatgCGAAGCACTGTAGGTGCCAACCCTGTTTACCTATCGTTTCATTAGCTCTCCTATTGTTTTCTGCAGAAGTGGCGCTGGACGTACAAAGCATCCTTTAGCACCATTGAcaacttatttacaaagggaaattgcattaaaattctatactatagtattaccatcggcacgtagaacattttccgattaaaattaatctttttaattctagcacttgcaatattttctacagGTACTTTTCAATCGCTTTACTTTCCACGGATCATAAGATCCAATTTACACACGAGCCATTTGTTTTCTTATTTACCTCCTCGTTCTTCATTCTTCCGTTTAAAAATTACTGTGCACCCAGACGGACACCTTTCGCTTTCACTTGACCGCTTTGGACGGCCCTGTTGTTGTCTGATAGCCGACAAGAAGCGTTTAAAACTCGCCCATTTCTCGGCCAGGCGGAATTACTTCGTCACGTGTAATCCCCTAGACACGTTTCCATCGGATCACGCTAACTATCCGTTCGGTTAGTATCGCTAATCGAGTCTAAGGCTTCTCATCCTCCGTTGGAAAAATTGGCCCCGACCACTTTCCAAAAGCGCTCAGAAACGACGCGTGTAATAACCTGCAACGGTTACGTACGATAATCCATCGTAATCCATTATCCTTCCGTTCTCGGTCATTAAAGCGTACCGCGGTAATTGCGATATCTCGATAGAATGTTTGCTGCTACTGTATTAATTGCTACTCAGGAAGCGATTCAGTTCGGTAATTGGAGCCTGGACAGGGGCGAGGTGCGTTTTCTCCGCGAAAAGGAATGTAAATACCCGCATCAACTGGTGTAAACAGCAGCATTGGTCGTGGCAGGTTGGTTGATGCACTGAAGTGTCGATTGGCCGGAACCGATGAAGTATAGAATCGTTCTCAAAACGTGGAAGTGATAGCCTCTGGATTTCTCTCGGGGAAAGGATGTTCCCTAGACGATTAAAGACTTCCTATTCATTATTAATATGGCAGAAAGTTTGGTAATTACTCGAAGCACCTGCGGGGATGTGGATGCTAATATCTAAATGTGTAATTGATACTTGCTAGGGTGATTATTATAACGCGATCGATACGATGTTCAACGTGCATGGAATACTGCTGTAGTTTAGGGAAAGAGTGGAGTATTTAATGTGAAAGGGGATGTCATGTATTGCAAACGAATAGatagatttctttttttatttaatatatcagCGATCAGAATTGGGTTCTATAccaataccgctaagttctttgcttattttgttacattagaaaaatggcacaaaattgaatagtaaaaattaaaggttcagacctgtCAGTTTGCAAACTCTCCACAcagctcaatatttttttttgtttttaaataaaacgtcgtttcatttttctgattcagattacctggtagataaatatcatgtgatggtcgatcatgcataactactatatttatggttaaaaattaataaaaaaaaacctgcagcttcatcaaagatgcatcaaagcatcgtccaaatttcagatgaatcgaatcgctggtctcttaaaaaaaaaatctcaaatttcGCTATGCTTTTATCCCAAAGAATAgaattccccccttaaggacAGATGTCAAAATTTTGTAATGGTTCATTTAATGTTCCCAGTCTTCAGCAATGAATATTGAACGTTTCATTTAATTCTAGTATATTTATTATACCAATACTCTACAGTAAACATATTCCACGAGAAACTAAAGGAAAGCAAAACTTTGCGTCGAAAATGCACTCCGAACATTACAAGTTACCATTGCTAAATCTCTCAGAAATGCAAAGCGTCTTCAAGCTTCGTCGCAAGAACTGAAACTTAACCTTCCACTAAATAATCGCTCGGACATCTACGATGACTTCATCACGGTCGATTACTCAGCATCGAGTCAGTTTCCCGAAGAAACCGACGTGCCCGATCTCAATATTCCATTAGTCCCCTGAAACAAGATAGACGAGAAAGAAAACCAGGACGACGAATCGATTACCTCTCGGTCGACAGAGGATCAGGAAATCGCAGTTTTGTCACGGGGTAATACGGTGAAATCGATCGTTTACTCGGCAGCGGTTGGAGCagacgaggaagaagaagggcTGGAGGAGCATCCTGGAAGGAAGGAGCAGCGTTGATCGCCAAGAACCCGGAAGGAACAGGTGATCCTCATCTGCTGCGAGCAGCGGATTCACGCTGTCCAGGTGAGCACAGGTAAATACACCCGGTCCAGTGCACGGCTGGCCGTCGACTCGGCAGGTAGCGTGTGCTGAACTAGCCAGGGAAGAAGGGACCGAGTGCGTTCAACTCGTGGATCGCGCGTGATCCACGCCGGTCGACCTTGACACCGCGATCCCGCGGGGATCACAGGACGTGGCGTCCCGGGGATGGCCAGGATGGACGAGTCGGAGGACGCTTATTGCCTGTAAGTGAGCACAGAATCTGGGTGGGTCTGTTCCATCGATGGTAGAATTTATAAGGAGCGGAAGGATCGCGGTTAAAAGACGTCGAAGAACACGGGAACTTGGAAAGCAGGTTACCAGGCTATCGGTGGCCCGTGATCCGTGATGAAGGGAACAAAGGGGCAGGACCGGGGGAAGAATAAGGCGGAATATTTATTCCGCGAGCGATCGCGCGTGGAGGCGCCGGTTGAATTTCAAATCGAGCCGAGCCGCCGTTTCCCTCGCGAACGGGCTGTCGTGTCGCGAGGGATCGTTCCGAGCGGTCATTCCACGACGGCCCCCGTTGTTCTTTAACCCCTGCATCCTCTACGGCAAGTGGTGGGGCTTGTTTCGTATACGCATTTGGAGAGTGAACAGAGGGATCTTTTACTCGTACTGGAAAGATACTCTTCAatggaattttaaatatttttaatacggaTATCGTCCTTTTGGTGATTCTAAGTGTCGTTGGTCGAATTTTTGTTGAATCGGAGAATACTTTACTGTGCATTTTTGCAAGACTTTTTGGGTCAAGCGTTACGGATTTTCAATTCCTTCAGTTCTCGGGAActtaaaagtgaagaaaaattgaaataaactgTACTGTAGGATTTatcttcatatcagttccacTGTATTCTCACTGGTACTACATGTGCTTCTCTCTAAGTGAATGTATTCCTCTACATGCACAGTGCACAGTGTGTATAATCATTGGCAGAAAGAATTTTCGTcgtttaatagtaataataataattcgtcatTGCACCAGTGGAAATTAACGGGAAGataaaaaacaaatacatagTAAATACCTATAAGTaaacaagaaagagaaaattagtagagttagaaattataCATACAGTATATGTAAAAGTAGAAgtagagtgcaaaaggcgaggtccaGCTGACAGCTGTTGTTAACCGAAACACTTAAAACTATCAGTGTACAcagaaaatagatgaagatagCCAAACAACGTAATTACGTGTAAGGACTAAAGCCCGATATGTGACGTTGAAAATAGCAGTAGTAGAattaattgctattattgataCTTAGCAGAAAAGAATATCTCTGCATGTTCGAAAGATGAGAGGCTCCTATAGAGCGAATTTTAGATGGAAGGGAATTGTAGTAAAAGGCGAAACAATAAGAAAAGGAGCCCCATTTCAACAAATTTCTACTCTCtacaaattgtaattatttcacaaaaatcatCCAGTGTGCAGAACACTCCACAACTAAAACTACAAATAAGAAACTAATGCTTCTACATCAACGGACGACTGAAAGCAATGAAATATATCGCAGAGACATCTCCATTACCAAACAATGTTTTATATCAACACTATCGCTTCACCACTATCGATATGAATCCTCAGTTTCAGTCACTCCATCGGTACGATTGCACACAGAGAGTGTACGTACACGATTCTCGCGTTAGGTGTTGAGTGTGCACAGTAGTAACGCTCGTGCGTACGCAGATGTAATATTATGTTTACGTGTAAATAATTGCATTAGACGAGGCGCAGAATTGCATTACCTGCAGTGCGAGCAGTCGTGTCGAATAAACAGATTAAACGGTACTACCAGTAGAACTCGTGGCATCACTGACCTCTCGCACAGTCGACCGCTCCTGCAAAGACGTCGCAATCGCCGGTACGATTACTTCGTATCCGCACGAAAGACCGGAATCCGAGGCGATTATCCGTTCGCAGATCGGGTATGAGCATTACGAAAATCGCTGGCAACTCTCTCGCGTAACGCGTTGGGGAGTGTAGATTACGGTCGAGACTCatgcgaataaatattttctgggATCCATGGAAAGTGGCTAGTAAGTACGTAATTCGTGGGGCAATAAATAAGAAAGgtgcacgatttttttttatgaaaataaatcgaaaatatgGAGTAACGAATTCGATTTCGAATAGTCGCTTGATGGAGTATGTCAGTATGATTTAATTCACGTGTCTGTGTATTGTTTGCTGTTTCTACTTGAGCGTTATCGGTTTTAGTACCAACAGAGTGTTAAGAGGGCACTTCTGGTCCAGCGCGCGAGTTTcattaccattttttagatttttttatggaCAATCAAAGCAAGTGTAGTatacaactttttttctaaaaatcttAATCGcccttttaactatatttacaaattcttttgtcggggtgccttttgaagatttctccaagttaaaaaaaaaattataaaaaataataatttataaaaaaataatttataaagtttttttttaacgtggagacatcttcaaaagccaccccaacgcctccagaagggaatctcccgcgggcggcAGGGTAGCGTTGGATTTTTACCCAATATaacactaaatttttaataattttcatgtaaatatctctattattaaggtctgttggctgaaacgctcggacacctatttacttattttcgacatagatccatcgtgccaaggctcatcaaaatcggtgtctaccacatggtgtcctccccttgttagccaaGAATCATTTACATTTAAGCATACAATCGTCACCACCAATGGTACAAGGGGAAATAAATCAGAACACCAAAATTTATACCATAAAATGCTCACCATCGATCATCCTGCACGAAGGAGGATCATCTTTCTATTTGCACCCCGAAAATTCTGTTTGTTTCGCGGAAAGCCGTTGCACCAGGCGTGGCAAAAATTATGCAACCACTTGCGGTACGTTATCGACGGTTACGTAATGATTGAGCAGACGAAATCGTTTGTCAAAGAACACCGTTAATGGTCGGCCATGAACAATCGTTTAGAACTTGGCTCGTTCCCCCCTCGGGTTCGGTTCGATTCGGTACGGGCGAAGTATTCCGCATCCTTTAACGAGTCCTGCGGCCCAAAGGGGTTTCGTTGCTCCTGTTAATTGCGTAATCGAATCGCTGGAAACTGCGCGGCGGTTCCGGCGCTGGGCAACAGTTGAAAACCGGCGGAACTGGCCGGCGAACTAATTTTAACGCGTAACTAGTTCCACGCCGTGCCCGAACCGAGATTTTTATCCGACGCATTCCTAGCTAAAGGGCACATACACCGTATGCAATTATGCGCACGGCGTTTCTACAGTCGGCTGGCGTGTGATACATGTTATAGCGAGTGTGAGATACATTACGTCATGGATAAATTGAAAGGGGAGTATTCGTGATTTCCCGTTTGTGGCAGAAGTATAATTAGCCTGAATTATCATTTGGCGAGGGCAACGTTAAGTCTTTTTAAGTTTTGGGGGTGGTTTGGGAGAGGGTAGTGTGctgtgattttttttacttttattgtgACAATTAGGTGATGTTGCTTGGAAAATGGTTCTAGAGCTTTTAATTTAGGAGGAGACTGTGATCGGATTTTTTTAGGGGTAGTAGGAGTTTTGTCTTGAAAATTAGGTGGAAATATCTTTAAGTCTTTCACTCGATTTTTCTTGAGAATTTTCTAAAAGTTCAG from Andrena cerasifolii isolate SP2316 chromosome 10, iyAndCera1_principal, whole genome shotgun sequence includes:
- the LOC143373865 gene encoding uncharacterized protein LOC143373865, with amino-acid sequence MDNEQCRVLIQKYEIHRVLWDAKLKNYHNKEYREDAWKAISNEMQIPVCELKRKMTALMGSYRREKSRRKRRLRSGLGGIYTSKWFAFDCFSFLSGKDAPNETTDTTAGPEAATELEHSTAMETTTEDKETQTTIRSDNRSIQTISAPVYKIPTAPHSRKKRAADTDQDTMLTGAYSLLHKRIDSPTDPYITFGQHIANELRKYDPRTLAHVKHAINNIVFDADMGKYSGPNNYGYFDQPHVSSQRPYTPGSVAATYSDSSTPTPPPNNQSPTPTSGIACTDDEDEVPSKV